Part of the Vagococcus teuberi genome, ATTACTAGTGATATTTCTAAATCATTAAGTAAATATGGACTGACTTTAGAAAAAAAACCATGTCGAATTGTTGGAAAAGATGAATTTTTTGTACGGTTTTTCTATACTAGTTATTTTTTTGAAGCCTATCAAATAACCGAATGGCCTTTTCCTTCAAATAAAAAGAAAACAATTCAGTTTGTGAAAGATATTATCAATTACTATAATGAAGATGTTTCTGAAAAAGACATCCTATTAATAAGCTACATTTTATGTATTTCGCTTACTCGTCAAAGTCAAGAATATTTTATTGAAGGTTACGATAAAGGAATATTTACAAAAAAAATGTATCATTCTATTGATAGAAAATCAGATGATTTGGAAGAGATTGTGAAATATTATGGTTTAGTCGTCAATGACCAACTGATTTATGATTTAATGTTTTCTCTTTACTATCATTTAATTAATTGGCACTCGGAAGAAGAGTATCTTCACATAACAAAGGAAGTTAAACGCTTGATGAAAAACATTCGTAATGTTTTTGATTTTACATTAACGAATAAATTATCTGATAAAATAGAAAATTCACTGAAACATATTTATTTACAACATACCATCTATCCTTTTCCAAACTATATTATTTTCAATAAAAATTTTTATAATGCTGTAGCTATTAAAAAATTATTCCCGACAATGTCTTTAGTGATTGAACAAGAACTAATTAAACTTGAAAAGTCGACTAATTTTCCTTGGCATACAGATTATTTTTATGAAGTTCTCTGTACTATGATGATCCAATGGACTGACTTGCCTACTCTTTTAGAAACAAAAAAACAAAAAGCTAAAATATTAGTCATGAGTAGTTTAGGGCAAGATCATTCAGACTTTTTATCGAAAATGATTCACAAGAACTTTGAAAACAAAGCAATTATTGAACCATATATGAAATCAGTTATTTTTATTGAGGATATTCCTAAAGAGTATTTTTTAAGCTATGATATTATAGTGAGTACTTTTGACTCTGAATTATTACCACAGGATAAATTAGTAGTCATTGATGATATTCCTTCAAATTCGGATTGGGGAACTATTCGTAGAGCTATAAACAATACACATCAATTAGATGAAAAAGTTATTACTTATTTAAACAATAATTATTATTAGGGAGCTTTAATATGCTTAATTTTGTTAATGCAATATTGGTAAATTTGTCTATTATCGTCAGTATTTCTTTGACACTCTACTTTCTATCCATCAGACAATCCTTAAAGGACAGCCAGCTCGAGACTGGTTTTATTAATACTTCGGGTATGCTTTCATTAACTAAGACACATCAACTTATTTTAGGAGTAATCGTTGGTATTTTATGCTTTTTTATTTCTTTAAATAAAATACCGGTTCCTTTATATAGGGGTATTTCAGTAGATGTAAGATATCTTCCTATTTTCTTTTCTATCTATTATGGTTCTATTTTAATTGGCGTTACGAATGGTACCACTTTAATAATTCTTAAATTGATACAATACTCTCTTAGGGGTGCTTTTGCGTATGAGTATTTTAATAATGTTTTTCTAACGTTATCACTTGTAATATTAGCCTCTATTATTAAAAAACAGCTTCTACCTCAAAAAAGGGCTGTTTTTACATTTTTAATAGTTGCGCTAACTATTCGATTTATTATATTTTCTATTATTTTTTATCCAATTTGGCAGTTAGACAAATTCATGAACTTAGTCGTATACATGACCATTTTTTCCCTCGTTTTTCTTTTTACAGCTTGGTTAATTGACTCTTCTATTTCTATTTCAAAGAGGGTACATATTTACAGAACTGCTTCTATCTATGATCATCTCACAAAATTATATAATAAAGAATCCTTTTATTTTTTCTTAGATCATGCTTATAATGACTTGATTATAAACCAATCATCTTGCGGTGTAGCTGTTATAGATATCGACAACTTTAAATCTATAAATGATAAATATGGGCATCTAGCCGGAGATCAGGCATTAACTCATGTAGCGAATTTTTTGACTAAAGATAAAGCACCAACTGAATCTCCTAGAATATGTCGTATTGGAGGAGATGAATTTGCAATGGTCTTTAAAGCACCAATTGACGATCCTGAAAGTTACCTTAAAAAAAAGTTATCTAGCATTCATCATGTGGAATTTAGTTTTAATAATCAGTCAATTGATATTAATCTATCATGTGGTCTAGCTATTATTAATAAAGACCCCTATTCTGAGAGTAAAATTAGTACAGATGATTTATTTACTCTAGCAGATACAGCTCTATATGATGCAAAACGAAATGGAAAAAATCAGTTAATTGTTACTCATCATAATATATAAAAAGCTTTAAAACTGGAATGAATCCAATTTTAAAGCTTTTTTATAAATACAGACTATGGAGGCTTTTTATGAACTACTACGATCAACACTTGCACACACACCATTCGTTTGATTCAAACGAAACTTTTGAAAACTATTTAAAAACTTATTCTCCTACTTACTTCGTTTCGACAGAACATTTAGATTTTGATAATCCATATGTCAAAGGTACTGATAGCATCCCGGAATTCGAGGCATATAAAAAGGAGATTGAGTCATTAGATAAAAAACATGAGACAACGTTACTTAAAGGAATTGAAGTAGGTTATGTTGACTATCAGCATGATAGAATTACTTCTTTTTTAAATGAAAAGGACTATGATATTATTTTACTTAGCATTCATCAAAATGGCAGATTTGATTATATGGATGATGATGTTCTAGCACTAGAGGTTGTCGATTTAATTGATGATTATTATTCTCGTATGTTAGATGCCGTGAAAAAAGCAGATTTCGCTAACGTGTTAACCCATTTTGATTACGGAATGAGACGATTAGACTTATCTGTTGATGAATTTAAAAAATATGCTGAACCGTATTTGATTGATATTTTTAAAATAATCATTGAGAAAGATATGGCGTTTGAATTAAATGCTAAAAGTTTTATCAAATATGGAAATAAAGCACTGTATGAATATGCCATCCCTTTATACATTTCATTAGGTGGAAAGTTGTTTACACTAGGGTCTGATGCTCATGTTGTGGAAGATTATGAACTGGGATTTGAAAAGATGGGTTCCTTACTAAAGAAACACGGTATAAATAAGTTAGCTATTTACCAAAAACAAAAATTAAATAGTGTTGAATTATAAAAGAGCAGAGTTTTTTCTTTCCTTTTATAATTAAAACCACACACAATATATATAGAAATTTCTTATAATGTTAACCAATATGTTTCATCTCTAAGTTAAACTATTAATTGACTATCATAAGGAGATGACTTCTATGTTAACCAGCTATTCAACGATTCTTGTTTTGTTTATTATTATTGCACTGGGTTATATCTTAGCGAAAAGAGGAATTTTCACAAATGACGTCAGTTCTGCCCTTTCATTCTTTGTGATTAACTTTGCCCTACCTTTAGAAATATTCCTTCGAATTATGCGTGATTTTAACAAACAAAAACTAGAAAACTTATTTAAAGAATCTTTTTTTCCAATCCTCGTTATTTGTTTCGTGCTTATCATTGGTTACTTTAGTTCCTCACTTTTTAAAGTATCTAAAGAACAAAAAGGAGCGTTCACCTTATGCTTTGCTTCACCAAGTGCCGCTTTTATTGGGATGCCGATTATTTTAGGTCTATATGGTGATAAAGGACTTCCTTATGCTTTACTCGTTTATGTGGTGACTAGTTTATCTACATGGACAATCGGTATTACTCTTCTCAACCGAGA contains:
- a CDS encoding PHP domain-containing protein, producing the protein MNYYDQHLHTHHSFDSNETFENYLKTYSPTYFVSTEHLDFDNPYVKGTDSIPEFEAYKKEIESLDKKHETTLLKGIEVGYVDYQHDRITSFLNEKDYDIILLSIHQNGRFDYMDDDVLALEVVDLIDDYYSRMLDAVKKADFANVLTHFDYGMRRLDLSVDEFKKYAEPYLIDIFKIIIEKDMAFELNAKSFIKYGNKALYEYAIPLYISLGGKLFTLGSDAHVVEDYELGFEKMGSLLKKHGINKLAIYQKQKLNSVEL
- a CDS encoding helix-turn-helix domain-containing protein produces the protein MRELLDTPTQRRIHILEQLNEVSDWISSNELAKSNNASLRTINNDVSYLKENWYPHLLIETSKKNGVRLQTQPSSHIEVVYRYVLKNSEAFRLIESVFFDTTLSIEKWGEKLFISESSLYRITSDISKSLSKYGLTLEKKPCRIVGKDEFFVRFFYTSYFFEAYQITEWPFPSNKKKTIQFVKDIINYYNEDVSEKDILLISYILCISLTRQSQEYFIEGYDKGIFTKKMYHSIDRKSDDLEEIVKYYGLVVNDQLIYDLMFSLYYHLINWHSEEEYLHITKEVKRLMKNIRNVFDFTLTNKLSDKIENSLKHIYLQHTIYPFPNYIIFNKNFYNAVAIKKLFPTMSLVIEQELIKLEKSTNFPWHTDYFYEVLCTMMIQWTDLPTLLETKKQKAKILVMSSLGQDHSDFLSKMIHKNFENKAIIEPYMKSVIFIEDIPKEYFLSYDIIVSTFDSELLPQDKLVVIDDIPSNSDWGTIRRAINNTHQLDEKVITYLNNNYY
- a CDS encoding GGDEF domain-containing protein codes for the protein MLNFVNAILVNLSIIVSISLTLYFLSIRQSLKDSQLETGFINTSGMLSLTKTHQLILGVIVGILCFFISLNKIPVPLYRGISVDVRYLPIFFSIYYGSILIGVTNGTTLIILKLIQYSLRGAFAYEYFNNVFLTLSLVILASIIKKQLLPQKRAVFTFLIVALTIRFIIFSIIFYPIWQLDKFMNLVVYMTIFSLVFLFTAWLIDSSISISKRVHIYRTASIYDHLTKLYNKESFYFFLDHAYNDLIINQSSCGVAVIDIDNFKSINDKYGHLAGDQALTHVANFLTKDKAPTESPRICRIGGDEFAMVFKAPIDDPESYLKKKLSSIHHVEFSFNNQSIDINLSCGLAIINKDPYSESKISTDDLFTLADTALYDAKRNGKNQLIVTHHNI